A region from the Salvia splendens isolate huo1 chromosome 15, SspV2, whole genome shotgun sequence genome encodes:
- the LOC121766300 gene encoding E3 ubiquitin-protein ligase SPL2-like: MSVHDRATAAVLAQMMFAADGVLFGVGVAYVAYRSIRKYAASASALRKIRDAPSVLPSDLRSILTDGDDSSSSDPDAGESSSSNGGGRLVIVRGSVEVKSAAEKANWKALMGNSLVASNASGEKGVILQISQTCIYNEWKGVFGWTTDLRNTIAGSLKEQETSSTRMVPFILVEGAKWPQSDYFVVNMEGSNHPLPLTTVYQHLQPITATPYTFLQAICGLEYPVGMLYEEKILPLGKDVTAVGICSLKNGGFEIKSSKDLPYFLSALTKDQLVADLSFKTKVLMWSGLVFGTVAIGILSYSVARNWTKYKDWRSQRRTQQQNNSTRIARESSNEEVLGEEAEAIPDGELCVICLMRRRRSAFVPCGHLVCCQRCALSVEREIAPKCPLCRQTIHSSVRIYDS, encoded by the exons ATGTCGGTGCACGACCGCGCGACGGCGGCGGTCCTGGCACAGATGATGTTCGCGGCGGACGGCGTATTGTTCGGCGTCGGTGTCGCCTACGTGGCGTATCGCAGCATCCGCAAATACGCAGCCAGTGCGTCCGCCCTCCGAAAAATTCGCGACGCGCCGTCGGTCCTACCGTCCGATCTCCGGTCGATTCTCACCGACGGCGATGATTCTAGTAGCTCTGATCCAGACGCCGGAGAGTCGTCCAGCTCGAATGGGGGTGGGAGATTGGTCATCGTAAGGGGTAGTGTGGAGGTGAAATCGGCGGCAGAGAAGGCGAATTGGAAGGCATTGATGGGGAATAGTTTAGTCGCTTCGAATGCTTCTGGTGAAAAGGGGGTGATATTGCAGATATCTCAAACC TGTATATACAATGAGTGGAAGGGGGTTTTTGGATGGACTACTGATCTGCGCAATACGATTGCTGGATCGTTGAAAGAGCAAGAAACATCTTCTACGAGAATG GTTCCTTTCATTCTCGTTGAAGGTGCAAAATGGCCACAATCTGATTATTTTGTTGTCAACATGGAAGGATCAAATCACCCGCTACCTCTAACAACAGTTTATCAGCACTTGCAGCCTATAACTGCTACTCCTTACACTTTCCTGCAGGCAATTTGTGGTCTTGAATATCCT GTTGGAATGCTCTATGAGGAAAAAATCCTCCCTCTTGGGAAGGATGTAACCGCTGTTGGAATTTGCAGTCTAAAAAATGGGGGGTTTGAGATAAAATCCTCCAAGGATCTTCCTTACTTCCT GTCTGCACTGACCAAAGATCAACTAGTGGCAGATCTTTCCTTCAAGACAAAAGTGTTAATGTGGAGTGGACTTGTTTTTGGTACCGTTGCTATAGGTATTCTGAGCTATTCTGTTGCGAG GAACTGGACTAAGTATAAAGATTGGAGAAGCCAACGGCGAACTCAGCAGCAAAATAACTCCACTAGGATTGCCAGAGAATCTTCGAATGAAGAAGTCTTgggtgaagaagctgaagcTATTCCCGATGGTGAGCTCTGTGTCATTTGCCTCATGAGAAGGCGGCGCTCTGCCTTCGTCCCCTGCGGGCATTTGGTCTGCTGTCAGCGCTGTGCCCTCTCTGTCGAGCGTGAGATAGCTCCAAAATGTCCCCTATGTAGACAGACGATCCACAGCTCCGTTAGAATTTACGATTCGTGA
- the LOC121767117 gene encoding uncharacterized protein LOC121767117, with protein MSEEEKKIEMEDDEREMIDHWSHEHPLTLVDTRDLEYCYGCEVRFGSGEQAYGCSVDRCEYTKLLHQECAAVAREIRRPLHHPQHILIQCHEPDLGGCDICGSTIWSIGYKCTSSGCWFQMHLRCAHDSHLINAATRDDEQRRTIIRHHPSHPDHGLKLLRRRCPFKCDACGATRKGSSYTCTADDCEYWIHERCASLPQNMEREDHHHSLTLSFHVPPEYIRMQYKCDVCSISFLPNYWIYHCPLCRYIVHIKCAFNKKPRVIDPSIGKDIVHLPTNEVAVELITPFVMRQRGGTTLIPPIIIPAAAAAAAAVFDELVNVKYKFLHHQHQLTLLSSSHLDDQSQEEEDEENYGVRYELICDGCITPITSSKNYYYMSCSECKYNLHIACFHLPPQLSSLSPHHQKHDDDDHHLLLQSGDKLQPWSRESCSVCGYPMNGLFYSCGECRFKVDMKCACMPDTILHAAHPQHLLNHVTQSDLRWDINRRRLLCAAGCGQQVANYDCYRCSNSSCDFIVHIGCAVLPASVSSRRWDEHHPLLLTYDATLNRPGDFYCDQCETQMNPRRWMYHCRSCDLSFHSYCFPTTSSWFRNMKLGQEYDVNAETHPHPLTFQLLTTKRRCDICRRDKHERPGFYCALCNFFICLFYCIERMIDAVD; from the exons ATGAGTGAGGAAGAAAAAAAGATAgagatggaggatgatgagagGGAGATGATTGATCATTGGAGCCACGAGCATCCCCTTACTCTGGTGGATACTCGTGATTTAGAATATTGTTATGGTTGTGAAGTTCGGTTTGGTAGCGGAGAGCAAGCTTATGGATGCAGCGTCGACAGGTGTGAGTATACAAAACTATTGCACCAAgaatgcgcagcggtggcgagaGAGATACGCCGTCCATTGCACCACCCTCAACACATCCTCATCCAATGCCATGAACCTGATTTAGGGGGGTGTGATATCTGTGGAAGTACTATTTGGAGCATTGGCTACAAATGTACAAGCTCAGGATGCTGGTTCCAGATGCACCTGAGATGCGCGCATGACAGTCACCTGATCAATGCAGCAACCCGTGATGATGAGCAAAGGCGCACCATCATACGTCATCATCCAAGTCATCCTGACCATGGATTGAAGTTGTTGAGGAGAAGGTGTCCCTTCAAGTGCGATGCTTGTGGCGCCACACGCAAAGGGAGTTCCTACACATGCACTGCAGATGATTGCGAGTATTGGATCCATGAGAGATGTGCTTCATTGCCTCAAAACATGGAAAGGGAAGACCATCATCACTCTCTTACTCTCTCTTTTCATGTCCCACCAGAATACATCAGAATGCAATACAAATGTGATGTATGCAGCATATCTTTTCTACCCAACTATTGGATATATCATTGTCCTCTCTGCAGATATATTGTCCACATCAAATGCGCCTTCAACAAGAAGCCTCGCGTCATTGA TCCATCCATTGGGAAAGACATAGTCCATCTTCCAACGAATGAGGTGGCCGTGGAACTAATTACACCGTTTGTGATGAGACAAAGAGGAGGAACAACATTGATACCACCCATCATCATccctgctgctgctgctgctgctgctgctgttttTGATGAGTTGGTGAATGTGAAATATAAATTCCTTCATCACCAACATCAACTCACTTTACTCTCATCTTCACATCTAGATGATcaaagccaagaagaagaagatgaggagAATTATGGAGTGAGATATGAATTGATATGTGATGGGTGCATCACTCCTATAACTAGTagtaaaaattactactatatgAGTTGCAGTGAATGCAAATACAATCTTCACATTGCCTGCTTTCACTTGCCACCTCAACTCTCTTCTCTTTCACCCCACCACCAAAAACATGATGATGATGATCACCACCTACTCCTCCAATCTGGTGACAAACTTCAACCTTGGTCACGGGAATCGTGCAGTGTCTGTGGGTATCCTATGAATGGGTTGTTTTACAGTTGTGGAGAGTGCAGATTCAAAGTAGATATGAAGTGCGCTTGTATGCCGGATACCATACTTCACGCAGCTCACCCGCAACATCTCCTCAACCATGTGACGCAGTCGGATCTACGCTGGGATATCAACCGACGGCGCTTGTTGTGTGCTGCTGGTTGTGGCCAACAAGTAGCCAATTATGATTGTTACAGGTGCAGCAACAGCTCATGTGATTTCATTGTGCACATTGGATGCGCTGTGCTGCCGGCATCAGTCAGCAGCCGTAGATGGGACGAGCACCACCCGCTGCTGCTAACGTACGACGCCACTCTCAACCGTCCTGGCGATTTCTACTGCGATCAATGTGAAACACAGATGAATCCCAGGAGATGGATGTATCACTGCCGCAGTTGCGATCTATCCTTCCATTCATATTGCTTTCCAACTACATCCAGCTGGTTTAGAAACATGAAGTTGGGGCAGGAATATGATGTGAATGCAGAAACCCATCCACACCCTCTCACCTTTCAACTTCTCACTACAAAACGCCGCTGCGACATTTGTCGTCGGGATAAACATGAACGGCCTGGATTTTACTGTGCATTATGCAactttttcatttgtttgttcTACTGCATTGAAAGAATGATCGATGCTGTTGATTGA